A portion of the Chondrinema litorale genome contains these proteins:
- a CDS encoding flotillin family protein: MEIISGLGGILGVFLVLVTAVFVSRYKRSPSNKILVVYGKVGTGKSAKCIHGGGAFVIPVIQDWQYLNLSPIPIEIDLKGALSKQNIRINTPSTFTVGISTKEGIMLNAAERLLGLDEAELRNQALDIILGQLRLVIATLTIEEINQDREQFLSLINKHVASELNKVGLELINVNIKDITDESGYIEAIGKKAAAEAVNLAKVEVAQQERSGSIGEAKANREKDVEVASEYAQSEEGTKAAEAKKRVGIANLEAGAVQGENQSKAKVAEYNAELAEKTAEAQRRSDVANANALKEILEAQKIAEMAKLEKEQIVQKEIEKRKIELDAEAKAEQIRRVAKGDADAILMKYKAEAEGLQQLLKAKAKGYEEIVASCNGDSKAAATLLLLEKLETLVAKQTEAIANLKIDKITVWDSGSGEKGGSTSNFIKNFISTLPPIHELAKQAGIDLPSYLGSVNETPPKPPLMEDLKDVLPKANGSLEPN, translated from the coding sequence ATGGAAATAATATCAGGATTGGGAGGTATTTTAGGTGTCTTTCTCGTACTTGTTACTGCAGTGTTTGTTAGTAGATATAAGCGGAGCCCATCCAATAAAATCTTAGTTGTTTATGGTAAAGTAGGAACAGGTAAAAGTGCAAAATGTATCCATGGTGGTGGAGCTTTTGTAATCCCTGTAATTCAAGATTGGCAATATTTAAACTTAAGTCCTATTCCAATAGAAATAGATCTTAAAGGAGCCCTCTCAAAACAAAATATACGTATCAACACACCAAGTACTTTTACAGTAGGTATTTCAACCAAAGAAGGCATAATGTTAAATGCTGCTGAAAGGTTATTAGGTTTAGATGAAGCAGAACTTAGAAATCAGGCACTCGACATTATTTTAGGTCAGTTAAGATTAGTGATTGCTACACTTACTATTGAAGAAATAAATCAAGATAGAGAACAGTTTTTATCTTTAATTAATAAACATGTTGCGTCTGAGCTAAATAAAGTAGGTTTAGAGCTTATAAACGTGAATATTAAAGACATTACAGACGAATCTGGTTACATTGAAGCTATTGGTAAAAAAGCAGCAGCAGAAGCTGTAAACCTTGCAAAAGTAGAAGTTGCTCAACAAGAACGAAGTGGTTCTATTGGTGAGGCAAAAGCAAATAGAGAAAAAGATGTAGAAGTGGCATCAGAATATGCGCAGTCGGAAGAAGGTACCAAAGCAGCCGAAGCTAAGAAAAGGGTAGGTATTGCTAATCTAGAAGCAGGTGCTGTGCAAGGTGAAAACCAATCTAAAGCGAAGGTAGCAGAATACAATGCAGAACTTGCAGAAAAAACTGCCGAAGCCCAAAGAAGAAGTGATGTAGCAAATGCAAATGCTTTAAAAGAAATTTTAGAAGCTCAGAAAATTGCCGAAATGGCTAAATTAGAGAAAGAGCAAATTGTGCAGAAAGAAATTGAAAAACGCAAAATAGAATTAGATGCAGAGGCTAAAGCAGAACAAATTAGAAGAGTAGCTAAAGGTGATGCAGATGCTATTTTGATGAAGTACAAAGCTGAAGCTGAAGGTTTACAACAATTGTTGAAAGCTAAAGCAAAAGGTTACGAAGAAATTGTTGCTTCTTGTAATGGAGATAGTAAAGCTGCTGCAACGCTACTATTGCTAGAAAAACTTGAAACCCTTGTTGCTAAACAAACAGAAGCAATTGCTAATCTTAAAATTGATAAGATTACTGTCTGGGATTCTGGTAGTGGAGAAAAAGGTGGAAGCACTTCTAATTTTATTAAGAACTTTATTAGCACATTGCCACCAATCCATGAGTTGGCTAAGCAAGCAGGTATCGATTTGCCGTCTTATCTAGGTTCAGTAAATGAGACTCCTCCTAAACCACCTTTGATGGAAGATTTAAAAGATGTTTTGCCAAAAGCAAACGGAAGTTTAGAACCAAATTAA